A window of Oncorhynchus tshawytscha isolate Ot180627B linkage group LG10, Otsh_v2.0, whole genome shotgun sequence contains these coding sequences:
- the LOC112261117 gene encoding cerebellin-2-like — translation MLPLVLLGFGVAFSLGQNDTGPLVLEGKCLVVCDANPSAERAFTSSFGISVQAGDAKVAFSALRGTNHEPSDMSNTSLTIYFDQLLVNIGNHFDLQASVFQAPRRGIYSFSFHVVKVYNRQTIQVNLMHNEYPIISAFAGDQDVTREAASNSVLLQMEREDKLYLKLERGNLMGGWRYSTFSGFLVFPL, via the exons ATGCTGCCGTTGGTCCTTCTAGGTTTTGGCGTTGCCTTCTCGTTGGGACAGAATGACACGGGGCCTCTTGTTTTGGAGGGAAAGTGTCTGGTGGTTTGTGATGCGAACCCGTCTGCAGAGAGAGCGTTCACCTCTTCGTTCGGGATATCTGTCCAGGCAGGCGATGCTAAAGTGGCTTTCTCTGCGCTCAGAGGAACTAACCACGAACCTTCTGATATGAGCAATACGTCTCTGACCATCTACTTTGATCAG ttATTAGTAAACATTGGCAACCATTTTGATCTACAAGCAAGTGTGTTTCAAGCACCAAGAAGAGGCATTTACAGTTTCAGCTTCCATGTGGTGAAGGTTTACAACCGGCAGACTATACAG GTGAACTTGATGCACAACGAATACCCTATCATATCAGCTTTCGCCGGGGACCAGGATGTCACTCGAGAGGCTGCGAGCAATTCAGTTCTTCTGCAAATGGAACGGGAGGACAAACTCTACTTAAAGCTTGAGCGGGGAAATCTAATGGGTGGATGGAGGTACTCCACGTTTTCTGGATTCTTGGTTTTTCCACTCTAA